A genome region from Prinia subflava isolate CZ2003 ecotype Zambia chromosome 12, Cam_Psub_1.2, whole genome shotgun sequence includes the following:
- the B3GALT9 gene encoding beta-1,3-galactosyltransferase 9 codes for MRESCCEREFSVHVPVPQLTLCRLRTHQWCFILFNVLLFHVLLFGADLLEQYFLRSLPLSYTDARALEIRERARRLELDPLRANLSSSSSSVAACSDGEVFLLIVVCSSPESRTRRDAIRQSWGNATGSGGYTVLTLFAVGKAASASTQLQLSEEAQKHRDIIEGEFIDSPQTQTQKMLMSVEWTVAFCPHARYILHTAQDVFVGVPSLAGYLLSLTQLEDVYLGHVVHHGVPDRDPRSPGFVPVHRYPERFYPDFCHGSAFLLSQDVARKVLVAAREVPLAVPPAAFVGICAHRAGVTARHSSRFAGDKRVSYNRCCYKFIFTSAHVGEDELLRDWKETSQGEDCSLLETYYSLVSCKVLTYIDKFKEFSLDRIKNELLHFVN; via the coding sequence ATGAGGGAAAGCTGTTGTGAGAGGGAATTCAGTGTGCACGTTCCTGTTCCCCAGCTGACGCTCTGCAGGCTCCGCACACACCAGTGGTGCTTCATCCTCTTCAACGTCCTGCTTTTCCACGTGCTGCTCTTCGGGGCAGATTTACTGGAGCAGTACTTCCTGCGCTCCCTGCCGCTCTCCTACACCGACGCCAGGGCTCTGGAGATCAGGGAGAGGGccaggaggctggagctggaccCTCTGAGGGCCaacctctcctccagcagcagcagcgtggcaGCTTGCTCCGATGGAGAGGTGTTTCTGCTCATTGTTGTCTGCAGCAGCCCGGAGAGCAGGACACGGCGCGACGCCATCCGGCAGAGCTGGGGCAACGCGACAGGCTCCGGGGGCTACACTGTGCTCACTCTGTTTGCTGTGGGAAAGGCAGCCTCGGCAAGcacccagctgcagctcagtgagGAGGCTCAAAAGCACCGGGACATCATTGAAGGTGAATTCATCGACTCCCCCCAGACGCAGACACAGAAGATGCTGATGAGCGTGGAGTGGACGGTGGCGTTCTGTCCCCATGCTAGATACATCCTCCACACGGCCCAGGATGTGTTTGTGGGggttcccagcctggctgggtaCCTGCTGAGCCTGACCCAGCTGGAGGACGTCTACCTCGGGCACGTGGTTCACCACGGCGTGCCCGACAGGGacccccgcagccccggcttCGTCCCCGTCCATCGCTACCCCGAGCGCTTCTACCCCGATTTCTGCCACGGCAGCGCCTTCCTCCTGTCCCAGGACGTGGCACGGAAGGTTCTGGTGGCCGCCAGGGAGGTGCCCCTGGCGGTGCCCCCTGCTGCCTTCGTGGGGATCTGTGCCCACAGAGCCGGCGTCACCGCCAGGCACAGCTCCCGCTTCGCCGGGGACAAGCGCGTCAGCTACAACCGCTGCTGCTATAAATTCATTTTCACCTCTGCCCACGTGGGAGAGGACGAGCTGCTCAGAGACTGGAAGGAAACGAGCCAGGGGGAAGATTGCTCCTTACTGGAAACCTACTACAGCCTGGTGTCCTGCAAGGTTCTGAC